CCGACCTTTCGCACCAGCCTTCCATGTTCACACTGGAACCGCTGCTGACCCTGGCGGCCGTCGCCCGCGCTACCAGCCGCATCGGGCTGGTCACCACAGCGTCCTCGACCTTCAACGAGCCGTACAACTTGGCCCGCATGTTCAAAACCCTCGACGTCATGAGCCACGGACGTATGGGATGGAACGTCGTCCCGACCTCCGACCCGACAGGCGCAGCCAATTTCGGAAAGCACCCCATGCAACGCCAGGAGAAGTACGAGCGCCTGCATGAAACAGTGCAGATCGTGCAGGCCCTGTGGGGGAGCTGGGGCCAGGACGCCTGGATTCACGACGCCGAGAGTGGGCACTTCGCGGACGCTTCCAAGATTCGGCCCGTGAATCTGAAGGGTCGTCACGTGGGTTCGCAGGGCCCGTTGCCCATTCCGCCCTCGGAGCAGGGTCAACCGGTCATCTTCCAGGCCGGGGGCGGCCACTCCGGCTTGCAGGTGGCCGGTCAGTACGCCAACGGCGTGATCGGGGCGACGTTCACCATTGAGGATGCTCGCGCCCAACGCACGGCCCTGCGCCGGGCGGCCCAGGAAGCTGGCCGCGACCCTGATGAAATCAAGTTCTTCGCCGGAGTGATGCCCGCTCTCGGTGCCACCAAACGCGACGCCATTGACCGCCGACTACAGCTCGGCAAGGATCTCCTCCCATCACGGGTGCCCTACCTCGCACAAATGCTCCGTCTCCCCCTGTCGGTCACCCGCCTCGATACTCCGCTCACAGAGCAGGAACTGGACGCCGCTCAACCCTCACCCGCTGATCCCCGCTCCGGGCAGGCCTTGAAGGTGGCCCGCGAGGGCTGGACAATCCGCGAGATTCTTGCCCACGGGGTGATCGACTATCACCCCACCCCCGTCGGCACGCCCGAAGTGGTCGCCGACCACATGCAGGAGTGGTTTGAGGCTGGCGCTGCGGATGGGTTCTGGGTCTCCGTCGATGTCTACGAGGACGGCATTGACACCTTTGTCGATCAGGTGGTGCCCATCTTGCAGGAAC
Above is a genomic segment from Deinococcus sp. QL22 containing:
- a CDS encoding NtaA/DmoA family FMN-dependent monooxygenase (This protein belongs to a clade of FMN-dependent monooxygenases, within a broader family of flavin-dependent oxidoreductases, the luciferase-like monooxygenase (LMM) family, some of whose members use coenzyme F420 rather than FMN.); this translates as MQFSNGYGSQPHSWRMPGVNPTNATDFDAQVRYAQAAERGKIDFLFLPDGLGMDTDLSHQPSMFTLEPLLTLAAVARATSRIGLVTTASSTFNEPYNLARMFKTLDVMSHGRMGWNVVPTSDPTGAANFGKHPMQRQEKYERLHETVQIVQALWGSWGQDAWIHDAESGHFADASKIRPVNLKGRHVGSQGPLPIPPSEQGQPVIFQAGGGHSGLQVAGQYANGVIGATFTIEDARAQRTALRRAAQEAGRDPDEIKFFAGVMPALGATKRDAIDRRLQLGKDLLPSRVPYLAQMLRLPLSVTRLDTPLTEQELDAAQPSPADPRSGQALKVAREGWTIREILAHGVIDYHPTPVGTPEVVADHMQEWFEAGAADGFWVSVDVYEDGIDTFVDQVVPILQERGLFHTDYEGTTLRDHLGVREQYGLDPRLLAVSG